In one Rhodococcus sp. B50 genomic region, the following are encoded:
- a CDS encoding adenylate/guanylate cyclase domain-containing protein, with the protein MPARSHRTAPLGSAILGEPAEPIRRQRIRIQSLLTFSLIGTHLVGALIVAALINVVIPGPSVLTSDFLVITAILAPVYVVSAVVVGSVLGTRATLRRLRWALEDRLPTPEEQRIALRMPWRTTLQQGALWFIGLIMFTVGFGIIDPQTIPKVALTITLAGVTVCGFAYMFTDFALRPIAARALEAGTPRRPRLAGTTGRVMLAWTLGSAVPVVGLLFIAVFSFIRPVTPTRLAITILAIGGLGLFTGSLLMFLTIRSTIAPIESVRAGMQRIASGDFDTAVVVYDGTELGQLQTGFNRMAEGLREREKLRDVFGRHVGREVAAAALANPGVLGGEERDVAVLFVDIVGSTALAASRPPTEVVALLNRFFAVVVEEVHAAEGFVNKFEGDAALAIFGAPVALDNAAGAALRAARRMARRLADEVPECRAGIGVTAGRAVAGNIGAQERFEYTVIGDPVNEAARLSDLAKTVPGCVAASARTVQLAPDEERPRWEEGEEITLRGRSEPTRLATPRADRHPCA; encoded by the coding sequence ATGCCCGCACGCAGTCACCGTACGGCCCCACTCGGATCGGCGATCCTGGGAGAGCCTGCCGAACCGATCCGACGGCAACGCATCAGGATCCAGAGCCTGTTGACGTTCTCCCTGATCGGCACGCATCTCGTCGGTGCTCTCATCGTGGCCGCACTCATCAACGTCGTGATCCCGGGCCCGTCCGTGCTGACCTCCGACTTCCTCGTGATCACCGCGATCCTCGCCCCGGTCTACGTGGTCTCGGCCGTCGTGGTCGGCTCGGTCCTCGGCACCCGGGCGACGCTTCGCCGGCTGCGCTGGGCGCTGGAGGACCGCCTTCCCACCCCGGAGGAGCAACGGATCGCGCTGCGGATGCCCTGGCGCACCACCCTCCAGCAGGGAGCGCTGTGGTTCATCGGGCTGATCATGTTCACCGTCGGCTTCGGGATCATCGATCCACAGACCATCCCGAAGGTAGCGCTGACCATCACCCTGGCCGGTGTCACGGTGTGCGGATTCGCGTACATGTTCACCGATTTCGCGCTACGCCCTATCGCTGCGCGCGCACTCGAGGCCGGAACGCCGCGTCGTCCGCGCCTGGCCGGCACCACCGGACGGGTGATGCTCGCGTGGACCCTGGGCAGCGCGGTACCCGTCGTGGGCCTGCTGTTCATCGCGGTGTTCAGCTTCATCCGTCCCGTCACGCCCACGCGACTGGCGATCACGATCCTCGCCATCGGCGGGCTCGGCCTGTTCACCGGTTCGCTGCTGATGTTCCTCACCATCCGGTCGACCATCGCGCCGATCGAATCGGTGCGGGCCGGGATGCAACGCATCGCGTCGGGCGACTTCGACACCGCCGTCGTCGTCTACGACGGAACCGAACTCGGGCAACTGCAGACGGGATTCAACCGGATGGCCGAGGGCCTGCGCGAACGCGAGAAACTGCGCGACGTGTTCGGCAGACATGTCGGACGGGAGGTCGCGGCTGCGGCGCTCGCCAATCCGGGTGTGCTCGGCGGTGAGGAACGGGATGTCGCGGTGCTGTTCGTCGACATCGTCGGGTCCACCGCACTGGCCGCCAGCCGCCCACCGACCGAGGTGGTGGCCTTGCTCAACCGGTTCTTCGCGGTCGTCGTCGAAGAGGTGCACGCCGCCGAAGGCTTCGTCAACAAATTCGAGGGCGATGCGGCGCTCGCGATCTTCGGCGCGCCGGTCGCCCTCGACAACGCCGCCGGAGCCGCTCTCCGTGCCGCGAGACGGATGGCGCGACGCCTCGCGGACGAAGTGCCCGAGTGCCGTGCGGGCATCGGGGTCACGGCGGGTCGCGCGGTCGCCGGGAACATCGGCGCGCAGGAACGCTTCGAGTACACGGTGATCGGCGATCCGGTCAACGAAGCCGCACGACTGTCGGATCTCGCGAAGACCGTTCCCGGCTGTGTCGCGGCGTCGGCGCGCACCGTGCAGCTCGCACCCGACGAGGAACGTCCCCGGTGGGAGGAGGGCGAGGAGATCACCCTGCGCGGCCGTTCGGAGCCGACCCGGCTGGCGACTCCACGCGCAGACCGACATCCCTGCGCCTGA
- the ehuA gene encoding ectoine/hydroxyectoine ABC transporter ATP-binding protein EhuA, with product MIRFDSVVKRFGDHVVLDHLDFTVSPGERVTLIGPSGSGKTTILRLLMTLERIDDGVVWVKGEPLGHERKGSRLVPASERYLRSMRRSIGMVFQQFNLFPNMNVMENLTEAPVHVLGRSKADARDRARELLAMVGLSDKESAHPTQLSGGQQQRVAIARALAMDPEILLLDEVTSALDPELVADVLDVLRTIAETTDITMLIVTHEMHFARDVSDRVLMFDRGRIVEEGPPDRIFTSPREERTRKFLDAVLAGE from the coding sequence ATGATCCGATTCGATTCGGTCGTCAAGAGATTCGGCGATCACGTGGTCCTCGACCATCTGGACTTCACCGTCTCCCCAGGAGAGCGGGTGACGTTGATCGGTCCGAGCGGGTCCGGCAAGACGACCATCCTGCGCCTGCTCATGACCCTCGAGAGGATCGACGACGGCGTTGTGTGGGTGAAGGGCGAGCCGCTCGGCCACGAACGCAAGGGGTCACGTCTCGTCCCGGCCTCCGAGCGCTACCTCCGATCGATGCGTCGCAGTATCGGGATGGTGTTCCAACAGTTCAACCTGTTCCCCAACATGAATGTCATGGAGAACCTCACCGAGGCCCCGGTCCACGTGCTCGGCCGTAGCAAGGCCGACGCGCGCGACCGTGCGCGGGAACTGCTCGCGATGGTCGGCCTGTCCGACAAGGAGAGCGCCCATCCGACGCAACTGTCGGGTGGCCAGCAGCAACGGGTCGCCATCGCTCGTGCCCTCGCCATGGATCCGGAGATTCTGCTGCTCGACGAGGTCACCTCGGCTCTCGATCCCGAACTCGTGGCCGACGTGCTGGACGTGCTGCGGACGATTGCGGAGACGACCGACATCACGATGCTGATCGTGACGCACGAGATGCACTTCGCCCGCGACGTCTCCGATCGCGTGCTGATGTTCGATCGTGGTCGCATCGTGGAGGAGGGACCACCCGATCGCATCTTCACCAGTCCGCGGGAAGAACGCACGCGCAAGTTCCTCGACGCGGTGCTGGCGGGGGAGTGA
- the ehuD gene encoding ectoine/hydroxyectoine ABC transporter permease subunit EhuD, which yields MNVDWSWERAADALPVLLEGFRITLLATVLGFVVAAVLGLLVAVARRALPKVLATALSAVVQFIRLTPLVVQLLFVYYLLPQFSALQIGIAVLGIHYATYMAEVYRAGIDAVPKGQWEACRALSLSPLRTWRAVILPQAVRRVVPALGNYAVSLFKDTPFLFTISVVEMVTAAQQFGARNFQYLEPLTLAGLIFLIASYPTSLLVRRLERRLAY from the coding sequence ATGAATGTCGACTGGAGTTGGGAACGGGCGGCCGACGCGCTACCGGTGCTGCTCGAGGGATTCCGGATCACCCTGCTCGCCACGGTCCTCGGTTTCGTGGTGGCCGCGGTGCTCGGGTTGCTCGTGGCCGTCGCGCGACGCGCGCTGCCGAAGGTTCTCGCGACTGCGTTGTCCGCCGTCGTCCAGTTCATCCGGCTGACACCGCTCGTGGTGCAGTTGCTGTTCGTGTACTACCTGCTTCCTCAGTTCAGTGCGCTGCAGATCGGCATCGCGGTACTGGGGATCCACTATGCGACCTACATGGCCGAGGTGTACCGGGCGGGCATCGACGCGGTGCCGAAGGGGCAGTGGGAGGCTTGCCGTGCGCTGTCGCTGTCGCCGCTGCGCACCTGGCGCGCGGTGATTCTCCCGCAGGCCGTGCGCCGGGTCGTGCCCGCACTGGGCAACTACGCGGTGTCGCTGTTCAAGGACACCCCGTTCCTGTTCACCATCTCCGTCGTGGAGATGGTGACGGCCGCCCAGCAGTTCGGTGCGCGCAACTTCCAGTATCTCGAGCCGCTCACACTGGCCGGTCTGATCTTCCTCATCGCCAGTTACCCGACATCGTTGCTCGTCCGCCGATTGGAGCGTCGCCTTGCCTATTGA
- the ehuC gene encoding ectoine/hydroxyectoine ABC transporter permease subunit EhuC has protein sequence MDFASKIELLWNSLPQLFDGLLVTVELTVGSAVFAFLLAVALGLAAGAKNIALRGSARVFIEFFRGTSLLVQLFWLFYVLPLFGFRLESIVCGILALSLNYGAYGAEVVRGAIASVPTPQLEAATALNFGYWQRMRRVIFPQAWAEMIPPLTNLLIQLLKGTALASYILLQDLTFQIEQLRRGSGDTIFAFGVGLVLYFVLGYVLTLLMNALEVRAKSRLGTGPTLREIFGLAPVFDQPVGARS, from the coding sequence ATGGATTTCGCTTCCAAGATCGAACTGCTGTGGAACTCCCTCCCGCAACTGTTCGACGGCCTTCTCGTCACCGTCGAATTAACCGTCGGGAGTGCGGTCTTCGCGTTCCTGCTGGCCGTCGCGCTCGGACTGGCGGCAGGCGCGAAGAACATCGCCCTGCGTGGTAGTGCGCGGGTGTTCATCGAGTTCTTCCGTGGCACTTCACTTCTCGTGCAGCTGTTCTGGCTTTTCTACGTCCTGCCGTTGTTCGGGTTCCGGCTCGAATCGATCGTATGCGGGATCCTCGCGCTGTCGCTCAACTACGGTGCCTACGGTGCGGAGGTGGTGCGCGGTGCGATCGCGTCGGTGCCCACACCACAACTCGAGGCAGCGACCGCACTGAATTTCGGCTACTGGCAACGCATGCGACGGGTGATCTTCCCCCAGGCATGGGCCGAGATGATCCCGCCGCTGACGAATCTGCTCATCCAGCTGCTCAAGGGAACGGCGTTGGCGAGCTATATCCTGCTGCAGGACCTCACATTCCAGATCGAGCAACTCCGTCGGGGAAGCGGCGACACCATCTTCGCGTTCGGTGTGGGTCTGGTGTTGTACTTCGTGCTCGGCTATGTGCTGACCCTGCTGATGAACGCGCTCGAGGTGCGCGCCAAGAGCCGCCTGGGGACCGGTCCGACACTGCGTGAGATCTTCGGGCTCGCCCCGGTCTTCGACCAGCCGGTGGGAGCGCGATCATGA
- the ehuB gene encoding ectoine/hydroxyectoine ABC transporter substrate-binding protein EhuB yields MTNRSTTGTAGRFTAVIAGLGLVGAAVTGCTSVETDSEGSTLDQLREEGTVTVGFAGEAPYSFMQDGELTGATVALHREIFKNLGIDNVEGVATDFGALIPGLQAGRFDVVSAGMSILPQRCEQALFSEPEFNYTTALMVPQGNPEQLDDMQSIAESGVRMAVMTGAIEADYASSLGIDAMQVASPQDGMDAVVNGRADVFALTGISLNWMKKNNEGAPVDVTESFVAEIDGVPQVGAGGTVFRKEDTELRDAYNEELAKITSDPQKYLSIVGEFGFTEAEMPDPELTTEMLCEGIS; encoded by the coding sequence ATGACGAATCGATCGACTACGGGTACCGCCGGCAGGTTCACGGCGGTGATCGCGGGACTGGGACTCGTCGGCGCGGCCGTCACAGGATGTACGAGTGTCGAGACCGACAGCGAGGGATCGACCCTCGACCAGCTCCGGGAGGAAGGCACCGTCACCGTCGGTTTCGCCGGCGAGGCACCCTACAGCTTCATGCAGGACGGCGAGCTCACCGGTGCGACCGTCGCACTCCACCGCGAGATCTTCAAGAACCTCGGAATCGACAACGTCGAGGGTGTGGCGACGGACTTCGGTGCGCTCATCCCCGGTCTGCAAGCAGGACGCTTCGACGTCGTCAGCGCCGGTATGTCGATTCTGCCGCAGCGATGCGAACAGGCTTTGTTCAGCGAACCGGAGTTCAACTACACCACCGCACTCATGGTCCCGCAGGGCAATCCGGAACAGCTCGACGATATGCAGTCGATCGCCGAGAGCGGGGTCCGGATGGCGGTCATGACCGGCGCCATCGAAGCCGACTATGCCTCCTCGCTCGGAATCGACGCGATGCAGGTGGCGTCTCCCCAGGACGGGATGGATGCTGTCGTCAACGGACGTGCGGACGTCTTCGCGCTGACCGGCATTTCGCTCAACTGGATGAAGAAGAACAACGAGGGCGCGCCCGTCGACGTCACCGAGTCGTTCGTCGCGGAGATCGACGGTGTTCCCCAGGTGGGTGCCGGCGGAACGGTGTTCCGTAAGGAGGACACCGAACTGCGCGATGCCTACAACGAGGAACTGGCCAAGATCACGTCCGACCCGCAGAAGTACCTGTCGATCGTCGGCGAGTTCGGTTTCACGGAGGCGGAGATGCCCGATCCGGAACTGACGACCGAGATGCTCTGCGAGGGCATTTCCTGA
- the murA gene encoding UDP-N-acetylglucosamine 1-carboxyvinyltransferase translates to MSERFLVTGGNRLSGDVVVGGAKNSVLKLMAAALLAEGTTTITNCPDILDVPLMADVLRGLGCEVELEGDAVRITTPAEPEYRADFAAVRQFRASVCVLGPLVARCRKAIVALPGGDAIGSRPLDMHQAGLRLLGAHSTIEHGCVVAEADDLHGATIRLAFPSVGATENILMAAVLAKGDTTIDNAAREPEIVDLCTMLVRMGARITGAGSTTLRVSGVASLRPTEHRCIGDRIVAATWGIASVMTRGDLSVRGVNPKHLGLVLDKLRSAGAEVTPLADGFHVVQKERPRAVNFATLPYPGFPTDLQPMAIGLAAVADGTSMITENVFEARFRFVEEMVRLGADARTDGHHAVVRGVEQLSSAPVWASDIRAGAGLVLAGLCADGVTEVHDVYHIDRGYPRFVEILQELGGTIERVGVEEGRLLSR, encoded by the coding sequence GTGAGTGAACGCTTTCTTGTCACAGGTGGGAACCGCCTTTCCGGCGACGTCGTCGTCGGGGGTGCCAAGAACAGTGTCCTCAAGTTGATGGCCGCAGCTCTGCTCGCCGAGGGCACGACCACGATCACCAACTGCCCCGACATCCTCGACGTGCCACTGATGGCAGACGTCCTGCGCGGCCTCGGATGCGAGGTCGAACTCGAAGGCGACGCGGTCCGCATCACGACACCTGCCGAACCGGAGTATCGCGCCGACTTCGCGGCCGTGCGCCAGTTCCGGGCATCGGTCTGCGTGCTCGGTCCGCTGGTCGCCCGATGCCGTAAGGCAATCGTGGCTCTGCCCGGCGGTGATGCCATCGGCTCTCGGCCCCTCGACATGCACCAGGCGGGTCTGCGCCTGCTCGGCGCGCATTCGACGATCGAACACGGATGCGTCGTTGCCGAAGCGGACGATCTGCACGGCGCCACCATCCGCCTGGCGTTCCCCTCGGTGGGAGCGACGGAGAACATCCTGATGGCCGCGGTCCTCGCCAAGGGCGACACGACGATCGACAATGCTGCCCGCGAACCCGAGATCGTCGACCTGTGCACCATGCTCGTCCGGATGGGCGCACGGATCACCGGTGCGGGCAGTACGACGCTCCGAGTCTCGGGCGTCGCCTCGCTCCGGCCCACCGAGCACCGCTGCATCGGCGATCGGATCGTCGCGGCGACGTGGGGGATCGCGTCAGTGATGACGCGAGGCGACCTCAGCGTCCGCGGGGTGAACCCGAAGCACCTGGGGTTGGTGCTGGACAAGTTGCGCAGCGCCGGTGCCGAGGTCACGCCGCTGGCCGACGGATTCCACGTCGTGCAGAAGGAGCGGCCCCGTGCCGTCAACTTCGCGACGTTGCCGTACCCCGGATTCCCCACCGACCTGCAGCCCATGGCGATCGGATTGGCGGCAGTCGCCGACGGGACGTCGATGATCACCGAGAACGTCTTCGAAGCCAGGTTCCGGTTCGTCGAGGAGATGGTGCGTCTCGGAGCGGATGCCCGCACCGACGGACACCACGCTGTCGTGCGGGGAGTGGAGCAATTGTCGAGTGCTCCGGTGTGGGCGTCGGACATCCGTGCGGGCGCCGGACTCGTACTTGCCGGCCTCTGCGCCGACGGGGTCACGGAAGTGCACGACGTCTACCACATCGATCGTGGTTATCCGCGGTTCGTCGAGATCCTCCAGGAACTCGGCGGAACCATCGAGCGGGTGGGTGTCGAGGAAGGCCGGCTCCTGTCCCGCTAG
- a CDS encoding cob(I)yrinic acid a,c-diamide adenosyltransferase, translating into MAVHLTRIYTRTGDDGTTGLSDFSRVSKNDPRLVAYADCDETNAAIGVVLALGALPERLVAVLRQIQNDLFDAGADLSTPVVENPKYPPLRITQQYVDRLESWCDEFNEELEPLDSFILPGGTPGAALLHTARTVARRAERSAWAAVDAAPDDTNVLPAKYLNRLSDLLFILCRIANPDGDVLWKPGAGA; encoded by the coding sequence ATGGCAGTCCACCTCACACGGATCTATACGCGCACCGGAGACGACGGAACGACGGGGCTCAGCGACTTCTCCCGCGTCTCGAAGAACGACCCTCGCCTGGTCGCCTACGCCGATTGCGACGAGACCAACGCGGCGATCGGTGTGGTCCTCGCATTGGGCGCGCTTCCGGAACGGCTCGTCGCGGTCCTCCGGCAGATCCAGAACGATCTCTTCGATGCCGGCGCCGATCTGTCGACCCCCGTGGTCGAGAACCCGAAGTACCCGCCGCTGCGCATCACGCAGCAGTACGTCGATCGGCTCGAGAGCTGGTGTGACGAGTTCAACGAAGAGCTGGAACCGCTCGATTCGTTCATTCTTCCGGGTGGCACCCCGGGGGCTGCTCTGCTGCACACCGCCAGGACGGTCGCGCGACGCGCGGAACGGTCGGCGTGGGCAGCGGTGGATGCGGCTCCGGACGACACGAACGTCTTGCCGGCGAAGTACCTGAACAGGCTCTCGGATCTTCTCTTCATCCTGTGCCGGATCGCGAACCCGGACGGGGACGTCCTGTGGAAGCCCGGAGCGGGGGCGTGA
- a CDS encoding DUF2550 domain-containing protein — MLLAVSVAALLYRLFTLRGGGTAAILRVMPQNEGSGWRHGIVRYGDETLAFYKLSSLRPGPDVRLTRQGIDVRSRRSPENSEFDIMTEDIVILDVVDCDSSYEIALDSGALMAFMSWLESRPDGRSQRRRPL, encoded by the coding sequence GTGCTGCTCGCGGTCTCCGTCGCGGCTTTGTTGTACCGCCTCTTCACCCTGCGCGGCGGGGGTACCGCCGCGATCCTGCGAGTGATGCCTCAGAACGAGGGTTCCGGCTGGAGGCACGGAATCGTCCGGTACGGCGACGAGACACTCGCGTTCTACAAGCTCTCGAGCCTTCGGCCCGGACCCGACGTGCGCCTGACCCGTCAGGGCATCGACGTGCGGTCGCGCCGGTCGCCGGAGAACAGCGAATTCGACATCATGACCGAGGACATCGTGATCCTCGATGTGGTCGACTGCGACAGCTCGTACGAGATCGCGCTCGACAGCGGCGCCTTGATGGCCTTCATGTCCTGGCTCGAATCCAGGCCTGACGGCCGGTCGCAGCGCCGCCGCCCCCTCTAG
- a CDS encoding F0F1 ATP synthase subunit epsilon has translation MAEMSVDIVAVEERVWSGSATLVTAQTTEGEIGIMPGHEPVLGQLVEGGVVSVRTADGERIVMAVHGGFLSVTATTVTVLAEAADRVEDIDVEAAKSALSDENRDESEIAAARGRLRAVERA, from the coding sequence GTGGCTGAGATGAGCGTGGACATCGTTGCCGTCGAGGAGCGTGTGTGGTCCGGATCGGCGACTCTCGTCACCGCCCAGACCACCGAGGGCGAGATCGGCATCATGCCCGGTCACGAGCCCGTGCTCGGCCAGCTCGTCGAGGGTGGCGTCGTGTCCGTCAGGACCGCGGACGGTGAGCGGATCGTCATGGCCGTCCATGGCGGATTCCTCTCGGTGACCGCGACGACGGTGACGGTGCTCGCCGAAGCCGCCGATCGCGTGGAGGACATCGACGTCGAGGCAGCCAAGTCGGCTCTGAGCGATGAGAATCGTGACGAGTCGGAGATCGCAGCGGCCCGAGGCCGCCTGCGGGCTGTCGAACGAGCCTGA
- the atpD gene encoding F0F1 ATP synthase subunit beta translates to MTAAVTDNNAGAASALAGRVVRVIGAVVDVEFPRGAVPELFNALHAEVTLPSVAKTLTLEVAQHLGDNLVRTISMQPTDGLVRGAPVSDTGKPISVPVGDVVKGHVFNALGDCLDAPGTGRDGEQWGIHRKPPAFDQLEGKTEILETGIKVIDLLTPYVKGGKIGLFGGAGVGKTVLIQEMITRIAREFSGTSVFAGVGERTREGTDLHLEMEEMGVLQDTALVFGQMDEPPGTRMRVALSALTMAEYFRDVQGQDVLLFIDNIFRFTQAGSEVSTLLGRMPSAVGYQPTLADEMGELQERITSTRGRSITSLQAIYVPADDYTDPAPATTFAHLDATTELSRPISQMGIYPAVDPLTSTSRILEPGIVGADHFRVANEVKRILQKYKELQDIIAILGMDELSEEDKVTVARARRLQKFLGQNFIVAEKFTGQPGSVVPLADTIEAFDRVCKGEFDHLPEQAFNSCGGLDDVEAAAKKIAGK, encoded by the coding sequence ATGACCGCAGCAGTAACCGACAACAACGCCGGTGCGGCGTCGGCCCTTGCCGGGCGCGTCGTCCGCGTCATCGGCGCCGTCGTCGACGTGGAGTTCCCGCGTGGCGCCGTGCCCGAGCTGTTCAACGCCCTGCACGCAGAGGTCACTCTGCCGTCCGTGGCGAAGACCCTGACCCTCGAGGTCGCGCAGCACCTGGGTGACAACCTGGTCCGCACGATCTCCATGCAGCCCACCGACGGCCTGGTCCGCGGTGCCCCGGTGTCCGACACGGGCAAGCCGATCTCGGTTCCCGTCGGCGACGTCGTCAAGGGCCACGTGTTCAACGCGCTGGGCGACTGCCTCGACGCGCCGGGCACCGGCCGCGACGGCGAGCAGTGGGGCATCCACCGCAAGCCCCCGGCCTTCGACCAGCTCGAGGGCAAGACCGAGATCCTCGAGACCGGCATCAAGGTCATCGACCTGCTGACCCCGTACGTCAAGGGCGGCAAGATCGGTCTGTTCGGTGGCGCCGGTGTCGGCAAGACCGTTCTGATCCAGGAGATGATCACCCGTATCGCGCGTGAGTTCTCCGGCACGTCGGTGTTCGCCGGCGTCGGTGAGCGCACCCGTGAGGGCACCGACCTCCACCTCGAGATGGAAGAGATGGGCGTCCTCCAGGACACCGCCCTCGTCTTCGGTCAGATGGACGAGCCGCCGGGAACGCGTATGCGCGTCGCCCTGTCGGCCCTGACGATGGCGGAGTACTTCCGCGACGTCCAGGGACAGGACGTGCTCCTGTTCATCGACAACATCTTCCGCTTCACGCAGGCAGGCTCGGAGGTGTCGACCCTCCTCGGCCGTATGCCGTCGGCCGTGGGTTACCAGCCCACGCTCGCGGACGAGATGGGTGAGCTCCAGGAGCGCATCACCTCGACGCGTGGCCGCTCGATCACCTCGCTGCAGGCGATCTACGTGCCCGCCGACGACTACACCGACCCCGCGCCGGCCACGACGTTCGCTCACCTCGATGCGACCACCGAGCTCTCGCGTCCGATCTCGCAGATGGGTATCTACCCCGCTGTGGACCCGCTGACGTCGACCTCGCGAATCCTCGAGCCGGGCATCGTCGGTGCCGACCACTTCCGGGTGGCCAACGAGGTCAAGCGCATCCTGCAGAAGTACAAGGAACTGCAGGACATCATCGCCATCCTCGGTATGGACGAGCTCTCCGAAGAGGACAAGGTCACGGTTGCCCGTGCCCGTCGTCTCCAGAAGTTCCTCGGCCAGAACTTCATCGTCGCCGAGAAGTTCACGGGTCAGCCGGGTTCGGTCGTGCCGCTCGCCGACACCATCGAGGCCTTCGACCGCGTGTGCAAGGGCGAGTTCGACCACCTGCCCGAGCAGGCGTTCAACAGCTGTGGTGGACTCGACGACGTCGAGGCTGCAGCCAAGAAGATCGCCGGAAAGTAG
- a CDS encoding F0F1 ATP synthase subunit gamma: MANLRELRSRIKSVNSTKKITKAQELIATSRITKAQARVAASKPYAEEITKVLSELASASASLDHPLLNERENPKRAAVLVVTSDRGMAGGYNSNVLKEAEELRQLLLSEGKEPVLYVMGGKGLGYYTFREREVVAAWTGFSQDPRYTDAAKASRHLVELFMAGSGAEVPAPNGEGTVEGVDELHIVYTRFVSMLTQTPQVRRMAPLEVSITEDEIDLGEDMLTDGHRGTDTGGPQAVYNFEPEAGVLLEALLPKYISTRIYASLLDAAASESAARRTAMKAATDNATELVNTLSRQANQARQAQITQEISEIVGGAGALASSAGSD; the protein is encoded by the coding sequence ATGGCGAACTTGCGCGAACTGCGCTCGCGGATCAAGTCGGTCAACTCGACCAAGAAGATCACCAAGGCGCAGGAACTGATCGCGACGTCGCGTATCACGAAGGCCCAGGCCCGAGTGGCAGCGTCCAAGCCGTACGCCGAGGAGATCACCAAGGTGCTCTCCGAGCTGGCGAGTGCGTCGGCCTCGTTGGATCACCCCCTGCTCAACGAGCGTGAGAACCCCAAGCGTGCCGCAGTGCTGGTCGTGACCAGCGACCGCGGTATGGCCGGCGGTTACAACTCCAACGTCCTCAAGGAAGCCGAGGAGCTGCGTCAGCTGCTCCTCAGCGAGGGCAAGGAGCCTGTGCTGTACGTGATGGGCGGCAAGGGTCTCGGTTACTACACGTTCCGTGAGCGTGAAGTGGTCGCTGCCTGGACGGGCTTCTCGCAGGATCCTCGTTACACGGACGCCGCGAAGGCGAGCCGCCACCTGGTCGAGCTGTTCATGGCGGGATCGGGCGCCGAGGTGCCCGCCCCGAACGGCGAAGGCACCGTCGAGGGCGTCGACGAACTGCACATCGTCTACACCCGCTTCGTATCGATGCTGACGCAGACCCCCCAGGTCCGCAGGATGGCTCCGCTCGAGGTGAGCATCACCGAGGACGAGATCGACCTCGGCGAGGACATGCTCACCGACGGGCACCGAGGCACGGACACCGGGGGACCGCAGGCGGTGTACAACTTCGAGCCCGAGGCCGGAGTCCTGCTCGAGGCTCTCCTGCCGAAGTACATCAGCACGCGTATCTACGCGTCGCTGCTGGACGCGGCGGCCTCCGAGTCGGCGGCCCGTCGTACCGCCATGAAGGCCGCGACGGATAATGCCACGGAACTGGTGAACACCCTCAGCCGTCAGGCGAACCAGGCCCGCCAGGCCCAGATCACCCAGGAAATCAGCGAGATCGTCGGCGGTGCCGGTGCGCTCGCCTCGAGTGCAGGAAGTGACTGA